A genomic stretch from Octopus bimaculoides isolate UCB-OBI-ISO-001 chromosome 15, ASM119413v2, whole genome shotgun sequence includes:
- the LOC106873960 gene encoding conserved oligomeric Golgi complex subunit 1 has protein sequence MASKKQVQNLPLHEMDTNLMFEKFTIQEIREIEKKNRLDIERKKEELRVMVGERYRDLIEAADTITDMKKSSQNVMNSISKIEELCKQLKQNHLAKGTSYIHRPLADKSRKQTENHFYSVASQIKLLLDMPEKVCTILMLLFFFFYLFQSFDCGHAGAPP, from the exons ATGGCGTCGAAAAAGCAAGTCCAGA ATCTTCCCCTTCATGAAATGGATACAAATTTGatgtttgaaaaattcacaattCAAGAAATACGTGAAATAGAGAAGAAGAATCG ACTGGATATAGAACGTAAGAAGGAAGAACTGCGTGTCATGGTTGG agaaagatacagagattTAATTGAAGCTGCTGATACCATCACAGACATGAAGAAAAGTTCCCAGAAT GTAATGAACTCAATCTCAAAAATTGAAGAACTCTGCAAACAATTAAAACAGAACCATCTTGCAAAAGGAACTTCTTACATCCATCGACCTTTAGCTGACAAAAGCAG aaaacaaacagaaaaccacTTCTACAGTGTAGCTTCACAAATCAAGTTGCTTCTTGATATGCCTGAAAAGGTTTGTACGATTctaatgcttttattctttttcttttacttgtttcagtcatttgactgtggccatgctggagcaccaccttga